Proteins from a genomic interval of Mycobacterium conspicuum:
- a CDS encoding nuclear transport factor 2 family protein yields MTALGNVSRNIEATKTIYAAVPAGDLDTAVAHLDPEVRITYYGTETIPYAGDYRGIEEAMTFFGRVGQTIEILEMEPWKFIAQGDDLATWGRQRFRRLATGHEWESEFAHIITLREGRWLHFRDFMNSALTLQAFS; encoded by the coding sequence ATGACCGCCCTTGGCAACGTGTCGCGCAACATCGAGGCGACCAAGACCATCTACGCCGCCGTCCCGGCCGGCGACCTTGACACCGCCGTCGCCCACCTCGATCCAGAGGTGCGAATCACCTATTACGGGACCGAAACCATCCCTTACGCAGGGGATTACCGGGGCATCGAGGAAGCGATGACGTTCTTCGGCAGGGTCGGCCAGACGATCGAGATCCTCGAGATGGAACCGTGGAAGTTCATCGCCCAAGGTGACGACCTCGCCACCTGGGGCCGGCAGCGGTTCCGCCGACTCGCCACCGGCCACGAATGGGAATCGGAGTTCGCGCATATCATCACGCTGCGCGAGGGCCGCTGGTTACACTTCCGCGACTTCATGAATTCGGCTCTCACCCTGCAGGCCTTCTCATGA
- a CDS encoding ferredoxin, with amino-acid sequence MKVAAHRTICMAAGMCVMTADAFFDQDDDGIVLLASDEVPTDPDTDLERRVRNAVKLCPSGALRLVSE; translated from the coding sequence ATGAAAGTCGCAGCGCACCGAACGATCTGCATGGCCGCCGGAATGTGTGTGATGACCGCAGATGCGTTCTTCGACCAGGACGACGACGGCATCGTGCTGCTGGCTTCCGATGAGGTGCCGACCGACCCCGACACCGACCTGGAGCGCAGGGTGCGCAACGCGGTCAAGCTGTGTCCATCGGGGGCGTTGCGCTTGGTATCGGAGTGA
- a CDS encoding MlaE family ABC transporter permease: MLIAIDGAANPALRPVRAMGDFFAMTLDTFVAMFRPPFAWREYLFQCWFVARVSTLPGVLMTIPWAVISGFLFNVLLTDIGAADFSGTGCAIFTVDQSAPIVTVLVVAGAGATAMCADLGARTIREELDALRVMGINPLQALAVPRVLAATTVSLALSSVVTATGLIGAFFCSVFLMHVSAGAWVTGLTTLTHTIDVIISMIKATLFGLMAGLIACYKGMSVGGGPAGVGRAVNETVVFAFIVLFVINIIVTAVGMPLMVS, encoded by the coding sequence ATGCTGATCGCGATCGACGGAGCGGCCAATCCGGCCTTGCGGCCGGTGCGCGCGATGGGCGACTTCTTCGCGATGACGCTGGACACGTTCGTGGCGATGTTCAGGCCACCTTTCGCGTGGCGTGAATACCTCTTTCAGTGCTGGTTCGTGGCGCGGGTGTCGACACTGCCAGGGGTGTTGATGACGATCCCGTGGGCGGTGATTTCCGGATTCCTCTTCAACGTGTTGCTGACCGACATCGGCGCCGCGGATTTTTCCGGCACCGGTTGCGCAATCTTCACCGTGGACCAGAGCGCCCCGATAGTCACGGTTTTGGTGGTCGCGGGCGCGGGCGCCACCGCCATGTGCGCCGATCTCGGTGCGCGCACCATCCGCGAGGAACTCGATGCGCTTCGGGTGATGGGCATCAACCCGCTTCAAGCGCTGGCGGTGCCAAGGGTGCTCGCGGCCACCACGGTCTCGCTGGCGTTGAGTTCGGTGGTGACCGCGACGGGTCTTATCGGCGCATTCTTTTGCTCGGTATTTCTCATGCACGTCTCGGCGGGTGCGTGGGTGACAGGTCTCACCACGCTTACCCACACCATCGACGTCATCATCTCGATGATCAAGGCGACGTTGTTCGGGCTGATGGCAGGACTCATCGCGTGCTACAAGGGCATGTCGGTGGGGGGTGGCCCGGCCGGCGTCGGCAGAGCGGTGAATGAAACCGTCGTCTTTGCCTTCATCGTCTTGTTCGTCATCAACATCATCGTCACCGCGGTCGGTATGCCGCTCATGGTGTCTTGA
- a CDS encoding ABC transporter permease gives MAVTNPIVGEWNQIGSQMRFYITTLAGIPDAVMHYRSELMRVIAQMGLGVGTLAVIGGTVVIVGFLAMTTGAIVAVQGYNQFASVGVEALTGFASAFFNTREIQPGTVMVALAATVGAGATAQLGAMRINEEIDALEVIGIRSVSYLASTRVLAGVVVAVPLFCVGLMTAYLAARVGTTAVYGQGTGVYDHYFNTFLRPSDVLWSSFEVIVVALMIMLLCTYYGYTARGGPAGVGEAVGRAVRASMVVASIAIVIMTLAIYGQSPNFHLAS, from the coding sequence ATGGCGGTGACGAATCCCATTGTGGGCGAATGGAATCAGATCGGATCGCAGATGCGGTTCTACATCACCACCCTGGCCGGGATCCCCGACGCGGTCATGCACTATCGCAGCGAGCTGATGCGGGTCATCGCCCAAATGGGGTTGGGGGTCGGGACCCTTGCGGTGATCGGCGGAACGGTCGTCATCGTCGGGTTCTTGGCGATGACCACCGGCGCGATCGTGGCGGTGCAGGGCTACAACCAGTTCGCTTCGGTTGGCGTGGAGGCGTTAACCGGTTTTGCGTCAGCCTTTTTCAACACCAGGGAAATTCAGCCGGGAACTGTCATGGTCGCGCTGGCGGCCACCGTCGGCGCCGGGGCCACCGCTCAGCTCGGCGCGATGCGCATCAACGAGGAGATCGACGCGCTGGAGGTGATCGGCATCCGCAGCGTCAGCTACCTGGCGAGCACCCGCGTGCTCGCGGGAGTGGTCGTTGCCGTCCCGCTGTTCTGCGTCGGGCTCATGACGGCCTATCTGGCCGCCCGCGTCGGCACCACGGCCGTCTACGGGCAGGGGACGGGAGTCTACGACCACTACTTCAACACGTTCCTCCGTCCGAGCGACGTGTTGTGGTCTTCGTTTGAAGTCATCGTGGTTGCGCTCATGATCATGCTCTTGTGCACCTATTACGGGTACACCGCGCGGGGCGGACCGGCCGGAGTCGGCGAGGCCGTTGGCCGGGCCGTGCGTGCCTCGATGGTCGTCGCGTCGATCGCGATCGTCATCATGACGCTCGCCATCTATGGTCAATCCCCAAACTTTCACCTGGCGAGCTAG
- a CDS encoding MCE family protein has product MSRGPGTHRLHDGWWALLLFVLIGVVVLVTSASFSGTFRSYVPVTLTSDRSGLVMDTGAKVMMRGVQVGRVSRIADDTSGASLELDIDPDQIRYIPANVEARISATTAFGAKFVDLVIPPNPSRARLSAGAALHSKNVSTEINTVFENVVDILNMVDPLKLNAVLTAVADAVRGQGQRMGEATTDLNQVLTALNARSETIHQDWRSLKRFNDTYSAAAQDILKILNAASTTGATVVNHSAKLDTLLLNVIGLANSGSNLLGYSRDNLVASVNVLEPTTNLLRKYQPEYTCLLQGTKWYLDNGGYAAWGGADHRTLQLDVALLLGNDPYVYPDNLPIVAAKGGPGGKPGCGSLPDATKNFPVRELVTNTGWGTGLDIRPNPGIGHPCWVDYFPVTRATPKPPSVRACIPGPAIGPDPGGPPYGAALYGAGGVPLWPGVPPALPGPPPPQTGPPQPNSGPPSP; this is encoded by the coding sequence ATGAGTCGCGGTCCTGGTACACACCGTCTGCACGACGGGTGGTGGGCGCTGCTGCTGTTCGTGCTGATCGGTGTGGTCGTCCTCGTGACGTCGGCGTCCTTCAGCGGCACCTTCCGGTCGTACGTGCCAGTGACGCTGACCTCCGATCGTTCCGGACTGGTGATGGACACCGGCGCCAAGGTCATGATGCGCGGTGTGCAGGTTGGCCGGGTGAGCCGGATCGCCGACGACACCAGTGGGGCCAGCCTCGAGCTCGACATCGACCCCGATCAGATTCGGTATATCCCGGCCAACGTGGAAGCGCGGATCAGTGCCACCACTGCCTTCGGAGCGAAGTTCGTCGACCTGGTGATACCGCCGAACCCCAGTCGCGCTCGGCTGTCCGCCGGGGCGGCGTTGCATTCGAAGAACGTCAGCACCGAGATCAACACGGTCTTCGAAAATGTCGTGGACATTCTCAACATGGTCGATCCGCTCAAACTGAACGCGGTGCTGACCGCGGTGGCCGACGCCGTGCGCGGACAGGGTCAACGGATGGGCGAGGCCACCACCGACCTCAACCAGGTGCTGACCGCACTCAACGCGCGCAGCGAAACCATCCACCAGGATTGGCGATCGCTGAAGCGCTTCAACGACACCTATAGCGCGGCCGCCCAGGACATCCTCAAGATCCTCAACGCCGCCAGCACCACCGGTGCGACCGTCGTGAATCATTCGGCGAAGCTGGATACGTTGCTGCTCAACGTAATTGGCTTGGCAAACAGCGGGTCGAACCTGCTCGGGTACAGCAGGGACAATCTCGTCGCATCGGTCAACGTCCTCGAACCGACCACCAACCTGCTACGCAAGTACCAGCCGGAGTACACCTGCCTGCTGCAGGGCACCAAGTGGTATCTCGACAACGGCGGCTATGCCGCGTGGGGCGGTGCCGATCACCGGACGCTGCAGCTTGATGTCGCGCTCTTGTTGGGCAACGATCCCTATGTCTATCCGGACAACCTGCCGATCGTCGCGGCGAAGGGCGGTCCCGGTGGAAAGCCGGGCTGCGGATCTCTTCCGGATGCCACAAAGAACTTTCCGGTACGCGAACTCGTCACCAACACCGGTTGGGGAACCGGGCTCGACATCCGGCCCAATCCTGGCATTGGGCATCCATGCTGGGTGGATTACTTCCCGGTGACCCGCGCCACGCCCAAACCGCCTTCGGTTCGGGCCTGTATCCCCGGGCCGGCAATCGGACCCGACCCTGGGGGTCCGCCCTACGGCGCGGCACTGTACGGGGCCGGCGGGGTGCCGTTGTGGCCGGGGGTGCCTCCCGCCCTACCCGGCCCACCGCCGCCGCAAACGGGCCCGCCCCAACCGAATTCGGGTCCGCCGTCACCGTGA